In a single window of the Nicotiana tomentosiformis chromosome 8, ASM39032v3, whole genome shotgun sequence genome:
- the LOC104111374 gene encoding uncharacterized protein isoform X2: protein MVNERMSNSESSTDQPPHSVAWKGDVYSQVFENDKYGYVRGLGLGPTPSVLWGNRSSLGNIVADDSSNEVIQILEQEIVKLKEKQNEEMNMMKQNQEKMQSELLQMRQFMRRYAPNVSMTQSSNGTSCEQIPDANIGHERVPQTSRIPSVAENAQPSHGTTHLCAKGDGRANIELITNLFHMLLGRLFTTVSYPGNSAAYE from the exons ATGGTAAATGAAAGGATGAGCAATAGTGAGAGCTCTACTGACCAACCTCCTCACAGTGTTGCTTGGAAAGGCGATGTGTATTCCCAAGTATTCGAAAATGACAAATATGGGTATGTTCGTGGTTTAGGACTTGGTCCAACTCCTTCTGTTCTATGGGGTAATAGGTCTTCCTTAGGAAATATTGTTGCAGATGATTCTTCTAATGAGGTTATACAAATATTAGAACAGGAGATAGTCAAGTTAAAGGAGaaacaaaatgaagaaatgaatatgATGAAACAAAATCAGGAGAAGATGCAATCAGAATTACTCCAAATGAGACAATTCATGCGCAGATATGCTCCTAATGTATCTATGACTCAAAGTAGCAATGGCACCTCATGTGAACAA ATCCCTGATGCCAACATTGGACATGAACGAGTACCACAAACATCAAGGATACCTAGTGTTGCTGAAAATGCTCAACCTTCTCACGGTACTACTCATCTTTGTGCCAAAGGAGACGGAAGAGCCAATATTGAATTGATTACAAACCTTTTCCACATGTTGCTGGGCAGGCTCTTCACAACAG TGTCTTACCCAGGGAATTCTGCTGCATATGAGTGA
- the LOC104111374 gene encoding uncharacterized protein isoform X4, translated as MVNERMSNSESSTDQPPHSVAWKGDVYSQVFENDKYGYVRGLGLGPTPSVLWGNRSSLGNIVADDSSNEVIQILEQEIVKLKEKQNEEMNMMKQNQEKMQSELLQMRQFMRRYAPNVSMTQSSNGTSCEQIPDANIGHERVPQTSRIPSVAENAQPSHGTTHLCAKGDGRANIELITNLFHMLLGRLFTTDHTV; from the exons ATGGTAAATGAAAGGATGAGCAATAGTGAGAGCTCTACTGACCAACCTCCTCACAGTGTTGCTTGGAAAGGCGATGTGTATTCCCAAGTATTCGAAAATGACAAATATGGGTATGTTCGTGGTTTAGGACTTGGTCCAACTCCTTCTGTTCTATGGGGTAATAGGTCTTCCTTAGGAAATATTGTTGCAGATGATTCTTCTAATGAGGTTATACAAATATTAGAACAGGAGATAGTCAAGTTAAAGGAGaaacaaaatgaagaaatgaatatgATGAAACAAAATCAGGAGAAGATGCAATCAGAATTACTCCAAATGAGACAATTCATGCGCAGATATGCTCCTAATGTATCTATGACTCAAAGTAGCAATGGCACCTCATGTGAACAA ATCCCTGATGCCAACATTGGACATGAACGAGTACCACAAACATCAAGGATACCTAGTGTTGCTGAAAATGCTCAACCTTCTCACGGTACTACTCATCTTTGTGCCAAAGGAGACGGAAGAGCCAATATTGAATTGATTACAAACCTTTTCCACATGTTGCTGGGCAGGCTCTTCACAACAG ATCATACAGTTTGA
- the LOC104111374 gene encoding uncharacterized protein isoform X3 translates to MVNERMSNSESSTDQPPHSVAWKGDVYSQVFENDKYGYVRGLGLGPTPSVLWGNRSSLGNIVADDSSNEVIQILEQEIVKLKEKQNEEMNMMKQNQEKMQSELLQMRQFMRRYAPNVSMTQSSNGTSCEQIPDANIGHERVPQTSRIPSVAENAQPSHGTTHLCAKGDGRANIELITNLFHMLLGRLFTTGNSAAYE, encoded by the exons ATGGTAAATGAAAGGATGAGCAATAGTGAGAGCTCTACTGACCAACCTCCTCACAGTGTTGCTTGGAAAGGCGATGTGTATTCCCAAGTATTCGAAAATGACAAATATGGGTATGTTCGTGGTTTAGGACTTGGTCCAACTCCTTCTGTTCTATGGGGTAATAGGTCTTCCTTAGGAAATATTGTTGCAGATGATTCTTCTAATGAGGTTATACAAATATTAGAACAGGAGATAGTCAAGTTAAAGGAGaaacaaaatgaagaaatgaatatgATGAAACAAAATCAGGAGAAGATGCAATCAGAATTACTCCAAATGAGACAATTCATGCGCAGATATGCTCCTAATGTATCTATGACTCAAAGTAGCAATGGCACCTCATGTGAACAA ATCCCTGATGCCAACATTGGACATGAACGAGTACCACAAACATCAAGGATACCTAGTGTTGCTGAAAATGCTCAACCTTCTCACGGTACTACTCATCTTTGTGCCAAAGGAGACGGAAGAGCCAATATTGAATTGATTACAAACCTTTTCCACATGTTGCTGGGCAGGCTCTTCACAACAG GGAATTCTGCTGCATATGAGTGA
- the LOC104111374 gene encoding uncharacterized protein isoform X5, whose translation MVNERMSNSESSTDQPPHSVAWKGDVYSQVFENDKYGYVRGLGLGPTPSVLWGNRSSLGNIVADDSSNEVIQILEQEIVKLKEKQNEEMNMMKQNQEKMQSELLQMRQFMRRYAPNVSMTQSSNGTSCEQIPDANIGHERVPQTSRIPSVAENAQPSHDHTV comes from the exons ATGGTAAATGAAAGGATGAGCAATAGTGAGAGCTCTACTGACCAACCTCCTCACAGTGTTGCTTGGAAAGGCGATGTGTATTCCCAAGTATTCGAAAATGACAAATATGGGTATGTTCGTGGTTTAGGACTTGGTCCAACTCCTTCTGTTCTATGGGGTAATAGGTCTTCCTTAGGAAATATTGTTGCAGATGATTCTTCTAATGAGGTTATACAAATATTAGAACAGGAGATAGTCAAGTTAAAGGAGaaacaaaatgaagaaatgaatatgATGAAACAAAATCAGGAGAAGATGCAATCAGAATTACTCCAAATGAGACAATTCATGCGCAGATATGCTCCTAATGTATCTATGACTCAAAGTAGCAATGGCACCTCATGTGAACAA ATCCCTGATGCCAACATTGGACATGAACGAGTACCACAAACATCAAGGATACCTAGTGTTGCTGAAAATGCTCAACCTTCTCACG ATCATACAGTTTGA
- the LOC104111374 gene encoding uncharacterized protein isoform X1 → MVNERMSNSESSTDQPPHSVAWKGDVYSQVFENDKYGYVRGLGLGPTPSVLWGNRSSLGNIVADDSSNEVIQILEQEIVKLKEKQNEEMNMMKQNQEKMQSELLQMRQFMRRYAPNVSMTQSSNGTSCEQIPDANIGHERVPQTSRIPSVAENAQPSHGTTHLCAKGDGRANIELITNLFHMLLGRLFTTGIIKNTNMLFTTTPTF, encoded by the exons ATGGTAAATGAAAGGATGAGCAATAGTGAGAGCTCTACTGACCAACCTCCTCACAGTGTTGCTTGGAAAGGCGATGTGTATTCCCAAGTATTCGAAAATGACAAATATGGGTATGTTCGTGGTTTAGGACTTGGTCCAACTCCTTCTGTTCTATGGGGTAATAGGTCTTCCTTAGGAAATATTGTTGCAGATGATTCTTCTAATGAGGTTATACAAATATTAGAACAGGAGATAGTCAAGTTAAAGGAGaaacaaaatgaagaaatgaatatgATGAAACAAAATCAGGAGAAGATGCAATCAGAATTACTCCAAATGAGACAATTCATGCGCAGATATGCTCCTAATGTATCTATGACTCAAAGTAGCAATGGCACCTCATGTGAACAA ATCCCTGATGCCAACATTGGACATGAACGAGTACCACAAACATCAAGGATACCTAGTGTTGCTGAAAATGCTCAACCTTCTCACGGTACTACTCATCTTTGTGCCAAAGGAGACGGAAGAGCCAATATTGAATTGATTACAAACCTTTTCCACATGTTGCTGGGCAGGCTCTTCACAACAGGTATCATTAAAAACACAAATATGTTATTTACAACTACTCCTACGTTCTGA